The following are encoded together in the Parabacteroides chongii genome:
- a CDS encoding SPOR domain-containing protein gives MLRIITHIERLLLVHDCVIVPGWGGFVLQTVSAVCNEKEHLFSPQRKEIVFNITLQHNDGLLSESYMQMYDVNYRKAQLMLEEDVADMKAALQEEKTLSLGVLGSFSLGQEGQVIFHPGESDAFSVGSYGLVSFNFPLLQPVLAEREEVALLTRKRKKDILYIPVSRKFLRVAAASAAAVALFLLISTPVKDVNQAAYTASFVPTEMVVKSAPEIKPAEEVVPEEKAVPEIKAVKAEKKVVAETPAPKVKKQEAAPKPVASKPNQKMYHIVIASFPTEDQADKYIAEVDRKDCKHVSKVVRDGKYRIYADKFDNREQAESYMATLRMNDKYKDAWLFISR, from the coding sequence ATGCTTAGGATAATAACACATATAGAACGATTATTACTGGTACATGACTGCGTGATTGTGCCGGGTTGGGGTGGGTTTGTACTTCAGACAGTATCTGCTGTATGCAATGAAAAGGAACACTTGTTCAGCCCTCAACGAAAGGAAATCGTTTTTAATATTACATTGCAACATAACGACGGGCTGCTTTCGGAATCATACATGCAAATGTATGATGTCAATTACCGGAAAGCACAATTGATGCTGGAAGAAGATGTTGCGGATATGAAAGCTGCTTTGCAGGAAGAGAAGACATTGTCTTTAGGTGTGTTAGGTTCCTTTAGTCTGGGACAGGAGGGGCAGGTTATTTTCCATCCGGGAGAATCGGATGCATTCAGTGTCGGTTCTTATGGTTTGGTTTCTTTCAACTTCCCGTTGCTTCAGCCTGTTCTGGCAGAACGCGAAGAAGTGGCTCTGCTTACCCGTAAGAGAAAGAAAGATATCTTATATATTCCGGTTAGCCGGAAATTCCTTCGTGTCGCTGCGGCTTCGGCAGCAGCAGTCGCCTTGTTCCTGTTGATATCGACTCCGGTAAAGGATGTCAATCAGGCTGCTTATACGGCAAGTTTTGTTCCGACCGAGATGGTTGTAAAAAGTGCTCCTGAAATAAAGCCCGCAGAGGAAGTTGTTCCGGAAGAAAAGGCGGTGCCCGAAATCAAGGCGGTGAAAGCTGAAAAGAAAGTGGTTGCCGAGACTCCTGCTCCAAAAGTAAAGAAACAGGAAGCGGCTCCCAAACCGGTAGCTTCCAAGCCCAATCAGAAAATGTATCACATCGTGATCGCCAGTTTTCCGACCGAAGATCAGGCTGACAAATATATAGCAGAAGTCGACCGTAAGGATTGCAAGCATGTTAGTAAAGTCGTTCGTGATGGAAAGTACCGTATTTATGCCGATAAATTCGATAATCGCGAACAGGCGGAAAGTTACATGGCTACGTTGCGCATGAATGATAAATACAAGGATGCGTGGTTGTTTATCAGCCGCTAA
- the cbiB gene encoding adenosylcobinamide-phosphate synthase CbiB, with amino-acid sequence MYWSTQSIYLLKVIPFLGGWLADRLLGDPEGWPHPIVWFGKLISFGEKKLNRGENRFYKGGLLTLILVAGIYALTRLLLFWAGAIHTQLYAVLVGIGVFYCLAGKTLITEVKAVFEAVDRSVEEGRIQVGRIVGRDTSNLSPQEIRAAALETLAENLSDGVIAPMFWFGFLGLPGMMAYKMINTLDSMIGYKNERYKDFGQAAARLDDVANYLPARLTAWLMLLVSGNWHKRDFLTRFGRAHLSPNSGYPEAALAAILDCRFGGTHDYFGQAVEKPHIGVNDRPFTTEDMLIATKINSNTELAMGLLVCLLSLLLQ; translated from the coding sequence ATGTACTGGTCAACTCAATCGATATATTTGCTCAAGGTGATCCCTTTTCTGGGCGGATGGCTGGCAGATCGTCTGCTAGGCGACCCGGAAGGCTGGCCCCATCCCATTGTATGGTTCGGAAAATTGATTTCCTTCGGAGAGAAAAAGCTCAACCGGGGTGAGAACCGTTTTTATAAAGGAGGCTTGCTGACACTGATCCTCGTCGCCGGTATTTATGCTCTGACCCGTTTGCTGCTTTTTTGGGCAGGGGCCATCCATACGCAATTGTATGCTGTCCTTGTCGGGATCGGTGTTTTTTATTGTCTGGCCGGAAAAACCCTGATCACAGAGGTCAAAGCCGTTTTCGAAGCCGTAGACCGCAGCGTGGAGGAGGGCCGTATACAGGTCGGACGCATCGTAGGACGCGATACCTCCAACTTATCCCCGCAGGAGATCAGAGCTGCTGCCCTCGAAACATTGGCTGAGAACCTAAGCGACGGAGTGATCGCCCCGATGTTTTGGTTCGGCTTTCTGGGGCTGCCCGGAATGATGGCTTATAAAATGATCAATACGCTCGATTCAATGATCGGCTACAAAAATGAACGGTATAAGGATTTCGGACAGGCAGCTGCCCGGTTGGACGATGTTGCCAACTACCTGCCCGCACGGTTGACCGCCTGGCTGATGTTGCTGGTTTCCGGCAACTGGCATAAAAGGGACTTTCTGACCCGTTTCGGTCGCGCACATCTCAGCCCGAACTCAGGCTACCCCGAAGCGGCACTGGCTGCTATTCTGGATTGCCGTTTCGGAGGTACGCACGACTATTTCGGACAAGCGGTAGAAAAGCCCCACATCGGAGTCAACGACCGTCCTTTTACAACAGAGGACATGTTAATAGCAACTAAAATAAACAGCAATACAGAACTAGCTATGGGATTGCTTGTTTGTCTTCTATCATTATTATTACAATAA
- a CDS encoding TonB-dependent receptor, protein MKNLSVFVLFLFCLTFAVNAQVTTSGISGKVTAEGELLIGATVQAVHEPSGTTYGTVTNVDGRYNLQGMRIGGPYTVEVSYVGFQKAVYKNITLQLGETYQLDVNLTESLSLDEVVVTASKAALFNSQKTGAAQNFNQEQIMSTPSVSRSVFDITKMNPMGVNTGSGMSFAGSSNKYNSFQIDGTVNNDVFGLSSSGTNGDQAGANPISLEAIEELQVVVAPFDVRQSGFTGGGINAITKSGTNTFHGSGYWYYNNENFYGKTPGKNVTNRTKLDDQSSGTYGLTLGGPIIKNKLFFFANYERVKETYPSSNNIGEDASKLSTSEVEQVINKISELTGGYDGGGYGLQDIDTRSDKVLARIDWNINQKNKFTLRYSWLDARRMVFTNGTAVANLNDYGYYMNNTTHSLVAELNTQFNSAWSNEVRFGWTSVSDSRDPIGRALPAVQIDNMTNGTTLKFGMEPFSAANGLDQRIFTLEDNVTWNKGNHALTFGTHNEFFHMENLFIANNYGSYVYSSLDDFLSVGTANEAMPKRYTYAYSREDITGTNRWAPAFGAAQLGFYAQDEWRVTNDFRLTYGLRLDIPVFFDTPRANDLFNSSSVASTLDLKTNRMPASKILWSPRIGFRWNLNEDHTTLLRGGAGIFTGRVPFVWLSNSISKAGIELSETFLSSKESFDAARADGFKFNADPSKQYYNRNAAVPTAEINVADKNFKFPSVARVNLALEHTFPFGVKATLEGIYSKTLNNILYENANYQWTGKTLNNGGDNRPVYEKQDKNFTQIMYLKNTSEGYTYNLSAKLEKNFDFGLSTMVAYTYGQAKSLTDGNSSQAYSGWKYNPTYYGDINPELTWSSFDVRNRIIASVSYRKEYAKHFATTVSLFYNGQTGGRYSLLDYSDLNHDGYNNDLLYVPTDAEFDKMTFTEYTKTVGKEKVVVSPAEQREAMAKWINGNEELKDSKGTHMKRYQMVMPFEHHFDFHIAQDFFVDIAGKRNTIQVNFDIINVGNLFNKSWGLYNQTSTGHDLAPLTTKIVDGEASYQFHDPGEMVKNEEILSRWHAQVGLKYIF, encoded by the coding sequence ATGAAGAACTTATCTGTGTTTGTTCTTTTCCTTTTTTGTCTGACGTTTGCTGTGAATGCACAGGTTACAACTTCCGGGATCAGTGGTAAAGTAACGGCGGAAGGAGAGCTTCTGATCGGCGCGACCGTGCAGGCTGTTCATGAACCTTCCGGTACGACGTACGGTACTGTGACCAATGTGGACGGACGTTATAATTTGCAGGGCATGCGTATCGGCGGTCCTTATACCGTAGAAGTATCGTATGTCGGATTTCAGAAAGCCGTATATAAAAATATTACCCTTCAGTTGGGGGAAACGTATCAGTTGGATGTGAATCTGACGGAGTCGTTATCGCTGGATGAAGTGGTTGTCACAGCCTCGAAGGCGGCTTTGTTCAATTCCCAAAAGACAGGGGCTGCCCAGAACTTCAACCAGGAACAGATCATGTCGACCCCTTCCGTTAGCCGGAGTGTTTTCGATATTACGAAAATGAATCCTATGGGAGTGAATACGGGAAGCGGCATGTCGTTTGCCGGTTCCAGTAATAAATATAATTCATTCCAGATCGACGGAACCGTGAACAATGATGTATTCGGACTCTCTTCCAGCGGGACCAACGGTGACCAGGCGGGTGCCAATCCGATTTCTCTGGAAGCCATTGAAGAATTGCAGGTGGTTGTCGCTCCGTTTGACGTCCGTCAGAGTGGTTTTACGGGAGGCGGGATCAATGCGATCACCAAATCGGGAACCAACACTTTCCACGGTTCGGGTTACTGGTATTATAATAATGAAAACTTCTACGGGAAAACTCCGGGAAAGAATGTGACCAACCGTACTAAGCTGGATGATCAGAGCAGCGGTACTTACGGGTTGACACTGGGCGGACCGATTATCAAAAACAAACTGTTCTTTTTTGCAAATTATGAACGGGTGAAAGAAACCTATCCGTCTTCCAATAATATCGGGGAGGATGCTTCCAAGTTGAGTACCAGTGAAGTGGAACAGGTTATTAATAAAATATCGGAACTGACCGGCGGTTATGACGGCGGCGGTTATGGTCTGCAGGATATCGATACCCGTTCGGATAAAGTCCTGGCACGTATCGACTGGAATATCAACCAGAAAAATAAATTCACTTTGCGTTACAGCTGGCTGGATGCCCGCAGGATGGTTTTCACGAATGGAACGGCGGTTGCCAACCTGAATGATTACGGTTATTATATGAACAATACCACTCATTCGCTGGTCGCAGAATTGAATACGCAGTTTAATTCAGCCTGGTCCAATGAAGTTCGTTTCGGCTGGACAAGTGTGAGTGATAGTCGTGATCCGATAGGACGGGCATTGCCTGCCGTACAGATCGACAACATGACGAACGGGACGACGCTCAAATTCGGAATGGAGCCTTTCTCTGCGGCTAATGGGCTGGACCAGCGTATCTTTACTCTGGAAGATAATGTAACATGGAACAAAGGAAATCATGCCCTGACCTTTGGTACACATAACGAGTTCTTCCATATGGAAAATCTGTTTATCGCTAATAATTACGGTTCGTATGTCTATAGTTCACTGGACGATTTCCTTTCTGTGGGTACGGCTAATGAAGCGATGCCGAAACGTTATACATATGCTTATTCACGTGAGGATATAACCGGGACGAATCGTTGGGCTCCGGCTTTTGGTGCTGCCCAGTTGGGTTTTTATGCACAGGATGAATGGAGGGTGACCAATGATTTCCGTCTGACATACGGTTTGCGTCTGGATATTCCTGTCTTTTTTGATACACCGAGGGCCAATGACCTGTTCAATAGTTCATCGGTCGCTTCTACTTTGGATTTGAAGACGAACCGGATGCCGGCAAGTAAAATATTATGGTCGCCGCGTATCGGTTTCCGATGGAATCTGAATGAGGATCATACGACTTTATTGCGTGGTGGTGCCGGTATATTCACGGGGCGTGTTCCTTTTGTTTGGCTTTCAAACAGTATTTCAAAAGCCGGTATCGAGTTAAGTGAAACATTCCTGTCCAGCAAGGAAAGCTTTGATGCGGCAAGAGCAGATGGATTCAAGTTCAATGCAGATCCTTCCAAACAATATTATAACCGTAATGCAGCTGTTCCGACGGCAGAGATCAATGTGGCGGATAAAAACTTTAAATTCCCCTCGGTTGCCCGTGTCAATTTAGCATTGGAACATACGTTCCCCTTTGGTGTGAAAGCTACTTTGGAAGGTATATATTCCAAGACGCTGAATAATATCCTGTATGAAAATGCGAATTATCAGTGGACCGGAAAGACCTTGAATAACGGCGGCGATAACCGTCCTGTTTATGAAAAACAGGATAAGAACTTTACCCAGATCATGTATCTGAAAAATACCAGCGAAGGGTATACATATAACCTGTCGGCTAAACTGGAAAAGAATTTCGATTTCGGTTTGAGTACGATGGTTGCCTATACCTACGGACAAGCTAAGTCGCTGACTGACGGTAATTCATCGCAGGCTTATTCCGGATGGAAATACAACCCGACCTATTACGGGGATATTAACCCTGAATTAACCTGGTCGAGCTTCGATGTCCGTAACCGTATTATTGCCTCTGTCTCTTACCGCAAGGAATATGCGAAACATTTTGCTACTACTGTCAGCCTGTTCTATAACGGACAAACCGGCGGCCGTTATTCCCTGCTCGATTATTCGGATCTCAATCATGACGGTTATAACAACGATCTGCTGTATGTACCGACCGATGCCGAGTTCGATAAGATGACTTTTACCGAGTATACCAAGACGGTAGGAAAAGAAAAAGTCGTAGTTTCTCCTGCCGAGCAGAGAGAGGCAATGGCTAAATGGATAAACGGCAACGAAGAACTGAAAGATTCTAAAGGTACGCATATGAAACGGTATCAGATGGTAATGCCTTTCGAACATCATTTCGATTTCCATATCGCACAGGATTTCTTTGTCGATATTGCCGGCAAGCGGAATACGATCCAGGTTAATTTCGACATTATAAATGTGGGTAACTTATTCAATAAGAGCTGGGGATTGTACAACCAGACTTCTACCGGACATGACCTGGCTCCTCTGACGACCAAGATTGTGGATGGTGAAGCATCTTATCAGTTCCATGATCCGGGCGAGATGGTAAAGAATGAGGAGATACTTTCTCGCTGGCATGCACAAGTCGGTTTGAAGTATATTTTCTAA
- a CDS encoding tetratricopeptide repeat protein: MEFQLDTDNREFQDALQLITHTRQSVFLTGKAGTGKSTFLKYICSHTKKKHVVLAPTGIAAINAEGVTLHSFFKLPFRPMLPDDPDLSLKDGRIFEFFKYRKEHRKIISEVELIIIDEISMVRADIIDCVDRILRVFSGNMRLPFGGKQLLFVGDVFQLEPVVPSDQKEILSLFYASPFFFSARVFQSINLVPIELQKVYRQTDPVFINVLDRIRSNAARKQELDVLNARYFPEFVPNNEDMYITLATRRDQVDFINEKRLAELPGDEFIFTGRIDGDFPESSLPTQLNLAIKEQAQVIFIDNDHERRWVNGTIGMVSGIDENGNVYVLLENGIEHLVEPTSWRNYKYKYNEKEKRIEEEIVGTFEQLPIRLAWAITVHKSQGLTFNRVVVDLTGGVFAGGQTYVALSRSTSLEGLVLKSRVTPHDIFVRKEIVQFSQIFNSKELIEKSLRESEAELLYARAAHEFNRGNMKEAVESLAQAVGKRNELDKPLVQRLLRSKLQRINTQRAEIKKLKDELHAQREILKEYAHEYYLMGNECVTKANDPNAALRSFDKALKLYPEYVDAWVRKGVTLLDIGETYDAQVALNEAVRLSPLSFKARYNRGKCYLRMKYYEEAVADLQKAVSIKPKHASAHEYLAEAYRFVGEEELAQQHQDIADSLRENRNI, encoded by the coding sequence TTGGAATTTCAACTCGACACGGACAATAGAGAGTTTCAGGATGCCCTGCAACTGATCACTCATACTCGTCAGTCTGTTTTCCTGACAGGGAAAGCAGGGACGGGCAAATCGACTTTTCTTAAATATATCTGTTCACATACCAAAAAGAAGCATGTCGTGCTGGCGCCTACCGGAATTGCTGCGATCAATGCGGAAGGGGTGACTTTGCATTCGTTCTTTAAGTTGCCGTTTCGTCCGATGCTTCCGGATGATCCCGACCTGAGTTTGAAAGATGGCCGGATTTTCGAGTTCTTCAAATACAGGAAAGAACACCGGAAGATCATTTCGGAGGTCGAACTGATCATTATCGATGAGATTTCGATGGTAAGGGCGGATATTATCGATTGTGTGGATCGTATTTTGCGGGTCTTTTCCGGGAATATGCGTTTGCCGTTCGGTGGGAAACAGTTGTTATTCGTGGGCGATGTGTTCCAGCTGGAGCCGGTTGTGCCGTCCGACCAGAAAGAGATATTGAGCCTGTTCTATGCCAGTCCGTTTTTCTTCTCGGCGAGAGTATTCCAGTCGATCAACCTGGTGCCGATAGAATTGCAGAAAGTGTACCGCCAGACCGATCCGGTGTTTATCAATGTATTGGACCGGATACGGAGTAATGCCGCGAGGAAACAGGAGCTGGATGTTTTGAATGCCCGTTACTTCCCGGAGTTTGTGCCGAACAATGAGGATATGTATATCACGCTTGCCACTCGTCGTGATCAGGTCGATTTTATCAATGAGAAGAGACTGGCGGAGCTTCCCGGGGATGAGTTCATCTTTACCGGACGTATAGACGGCGACTTTCCTGAATCTTCTTTGCCTACCCAGCTGAACCTGGCGATCAAGGAACAGGCACAGGTGATCTTTATCGATAATGACCACGAGCGCCGTTGGGTAAACGGAACGATCGGTATGGTTTCGGGTATCGATGAAAACGGAAATGTGTATGTCCTGCTGGAAAACGGAATCGAGCATCTGGTCGAACCTACCTCCTGGCGCAATTACAAATATAAATATAACGAAAAGGAAAAGAGGATAGAGGAGGAAATTGTCGGAACTTTCGAACAGTTGCCGATCCGCCTTGCCTGGGCGATCACGGTGCATAAGAGCCAGGGGCTTACCTTCAACCGGGTCGTTGTCGATCTGACGGGAGGCGTATTTGCCGGGGGGCAGACATATGTGGCTCTGAGCCGTTCTACTTCGCTCGAAGGACTGGTGCTGAAAAGCCGGGTGACACCTCACGATATTTTTGTCCGCAAGGAGATCGTTCAGTTCAGCCAGATATTTAACAGTAAGGAACTGATCGAAAAGAGCCTTCGTGAAAGTGAAGCAGAACTTTTGTACGCCCGTGCCGCCCATGAATTCAATCGGGGGAATATGAAAGAGGCGGTGGAGTCGTTGGCACAGGCTGTCGGAAAACGCAATGAGCTGGATAAACCGTTGGTGCAACGTCTCCTCCGCTCCAAGCTCCAGCGAATCAATACGCAACGGGCGGAGATTAAGAAATTGAAAGACGAACTGCATGCCCAGCGTGAAATCCTCAAAGAGTACGCCCATGAGTATTATCTGATGGGAAATGAATGTGTCACGAAAGCCAATGATCCGAATGCGGCTCTCCGCTCGTTCGACAAAGCCTTGAAACTATACCCCGAATATGTGGATGCCTGGGTGCGAAAGGGCGTTACCTTATTGGATATTGGTGAAACATACGATGCGCAGGTTGCTTTGAACGAAGCGGTCCGGCTGAGTCCCCTTTCATTCAAAGCCCGTTATAATCGTGGGAAATGTTACCTGCGCATGAAATATTATGAAGAAGCGGTTGCCGACCTTCAGAAGGCAGTATCCATCAAACCGAAACATGCATCGGCACACGAGTATTTGGCAGAAGCTTACCGGTTTGTCGGCGAAGAAGAGCTGGCGCAACAACATCAGGATATAGCAGATAGTTTGCGGGAAAATCGAAATATTTAA
- a CDS encoding ectonucleotide pyrophosphatase/phosphodiesterase, translated as MKRYFSLIIGCVIGLGILFSGCSSSKRHDRYVVVLSMDGFRSDYPDRAYTPTLDSLTKAGIRAAFRPSFPSVTFPNHYSMATGLHPDHHGLINNFFYAPDLDSIYRMADPTPGFYGGEPIWNTAEKQGVHAASFFWVGSEYPIQGRQPSIWKPFDKQVPYSDRADSVVAWLRLPEDIRPHLIMWYIEEPDAIGHVCTPDSSATLRKVEELDRVLAHFFEEARRLDIFDKIDFIVLSDHGMATCVPEKYVNLNDYLPRDSFDYIFDGVPTLLYPKKSYTETAYNILKKVPNVTVWKKDEIPAEYVYGSNPRIGDLVVLPHIGTYLHFRDRPYPYLGATHGYDNFTPEMEAIFYAAGPSFKKNVELPVMANVNLYLIICRLLGLEPAPNDGDSEVVNTLFR; from the coding sequence ATGAAAAGATATTTTAGTTTGATTATAGGATGTGTGATAGGACTCGGTATCCTTTTTTCCGGTTGTTCTTCGTCAAAACGTCATGACCGTTACGTCGTGGTCCTTTCCATGGATGGTTTCCGGTCCGATTATCCGGACCGCGCTTATACTCCGACATTAGATTCTCTGACGAAAGCTGGGATACGTGCTGCTTTCCGTCCTTCTTTTCCCAGTGTTACTTTTCCCAACCATTATAGTATGGCGACCGGTTTACATCCGGATCATCATGGCTTGATCAATAATTTTTTCTATGCGCCGGACCTGGATAGTATTTATCGTATGGCGGATCCGACACCGGGCTTTTACGGAGGTGAACCGATTTGGAATACGGCAGAGAAGCAGGGTGTGCATGCGGCTTCTTTCTTTTGGGTAGGCAGTGAATATCCGATTCAGGGGCGGCAACCTTCTATTTGGAAACCTTTTGATAAGCAGGTCCCTTATTCGGATCGTGCCGACTCTGTCGTAGCCTGGTTGCGTCTGCCTGAAGATATACGTCCTCATCTGATTATGTGGTATATAGAAGAGCCGGATGCGATCGGACATGTCTGTACGCCTGACTCTTCAGCTACCTTGCGGAAGGTAGAGGAGCTGGACCGGGTACTGGCACATTTCTTTGAGGAAGCCCGCCGACTGGATATTTTTGATAAGATCGATTTCATTGTCCTTTCCGATCATGGAATGGCTACCTGTGTACCGGAGAAATATGTTAATCTGAATGACTACTTGCCCCGCGATAGTTTCGATTACATTTTTGACGGTGTCCCGACTTTACTTTATCCGAAGAAAAGTTATACGGAGACTGCTTACAATATTCTGAAAAAGGTCCCGAATGTCACCGTCTGGAAGAAAGACGAAATACCAGCCGAATATGTCTATGGAAGTAATCCCCGCATAGGCGACCTGGTGGTCTTGCCGCATATCGGAACCTATCTGCATTTTCGTGATAGGCCTTATCCTTATTTGGGGGCAACTCATGGCTATGATAATTTTACTCCGGAGATGGAGGCTATCTTTTATGCAGCAGGACCGTCCTTTAAAAAGAATGTGGAATTGCCGGTAATGGCTAATGTCAATTTATATCTGATCATTTGCCGCCTGCTGGGGCTGGAACCTGCGCCGAATGATGGTGACAGTGAGGTTGTAAACACCCTGTTTCGTTAA
- a CDS encoding RNA recognition motif domain-containing protein — translation MNLYISNLSYNVTDADLNDLFADYGEILSARVITDRETGRSRGFGFVELKDDEMGRKAIEELNQATYDEKVINVTEARPREDRGGSRGGFGGGNRGGGFGGGNRGGGYGGGNRGGYGNNGGGRRY, via the coding sequence ATGAATCTTTACATTTCAAATTTGAGTTACAACGTCACAGACGCTGACTTAAACGATTTATTTGCAGATTATGGTGAAATCCTTTCTGCTAGAGTTATTACAGACAGAGAAACAGGCCGTTCAAGAGGATTCGGTTTCGTAGAATTGAAGGATGACGAAATGGGCCGTAAGGCTATCGAGGAATTAAACCAGGCTACTTATGATGAAAAAGTAATCAACGTAACAGAAGCACGTCCGAGAGAAGATCGTGGTGGAAGCCGTGGCGGTTTCGGCGGCGGTAATCGTGGCGGTGGTTTCGGCGGTGGCAATCGTGGCGGTGGCTACGGTGGCGGTAATCGCGGAGGCTACGGTAACAACGGTGGCGGAAGAAGATATTAA
- a CDS encoding winged helix-turn-helix domain-containing protein: MTKGTIGLNAGTIWNLLLDGGCWSFEELKKATSLCEADLWSAIGWLARENKIQIKSASSQIAFCPGMNFSY, from the coding sequence ATGACAAAAGGAACAATTGGATTAAATGCAGGTACCATCTGGAATCTGTTGCTGGATGGTGGATGCTGGAGTTTTGAGGAGTTGAAGAAAGCAACATCTTTGTGTGAAGCTGATTTATGGTCTGCAATCGGTTGGCTAGCCCGCGAAAACAAGATTCAGATCAAAAGTGCCAGTAGTCAGATCGCTTTTTGTCCGGGGATGAATTTCAGTTATTAA
- a CDS encoding Arc family DNA-binding protein: MAKKENATKNFVLRIDAEMMDAIETWAADEFRSTNGQIQYILDQALRKAGRLKKKRQPKQEEE; this comes from the coding sequence ATGGCCAAAAAAGAGAATGCAACCAAAAACTTTGTTCTGCGGATAGATGCAGAGATGATGGATGCTATCGAAACCTGGGCTGCGGATGAATTCCGCAGCACCAATGGCCAGATCCAGTACATCCTGGACCAGGCACTACGAAAAGCAGGCCGGTTGAAAAAGAAAAGACAACCCAAACAAGAGGAGGAATAA
- a CDS encoding S4 domain-containing protein: MEIRLNKLLSDAGFCSRREADKFIEMGRVTVNGNLPEVGQKVSKSDIIMLDDIQVNFKQAQEHARTGAGKTQNLIFGEATAKVEKKTKPAEADVPAASAPATEKKKSSGSGSKLRPGKYVKYNKYAAARKAAKSGEKPKERLSQEEKALKEAMRPKFGKSLGRAAVAQRLAASPKSASLRKTSKNNPINKTKRASTRNKPKGE, encoded by the coding sequence ATGGAAATAAGACTAAACAAACTGCTCAGTGACGCAGGTTTTTGCTCCCGCAGGGAGGCAGACAAGTTTATCGAAATGGGGCGTGTTACCGTCAATGGCAACCTGCCGGAAGTCGGACAAAAAGTAAGCAAGTCCGACATCATCATGCTTGATGATATCCAGGTAAATTTCAAACAGGCGCAGGAACATGCCCGTACGGGTGCCGGTAAAACTCAAAATCTCATCTTCGGCGAAGCAACAGCCAAAGTGGAGAAAAAAACAAAACCGGCAGAAGCCGATGTGCCGGCCGCCAGTGCTCCTGCTACGGAAAAAAAGAAATCATCCGGTTCCGGCAGTAAGCTAAGACCTGGCAAGTATGTCAAATACAACAAATATGCTGCAGCCAGAAAAGCAGCCAAAAGCGGAGAAAAGCCCAAAGAGAGACTAAGCCAGGAAGAAAAGGCGCTCAAAGAGGCTATGCGTCCGAAGTTCGGTAAATCTTTGGGAAGAGCCGCCGTTGCACAACGTCTGGCCGCCTCTCCGAAATCTGCCAGTTTACGGAAAACGAGTAAGAACAACCCGATAAATAAAACGAAACGAGCTTCCACCCGCAACAAGCCGAAAGGAGAATAA
- a CDS encoding SPFH domain-containing protein — MKAQEKAFDGIRISGFLAILFILIILGASIFMFTLKQPWSIAIGIIGALCAIFMCYGLVIIQPNNSRVMTFFGKYVGTIIENGFFWVNPLFLKTKVTLRIFNLNLEPIKVNDKVGNPVMIGAVVVWRIKDTYKATFDISGDVKSFVQIQSDAALRQVAGMYAYDTNETTDKVTLRSDNDGEVTLRLEDELNSRLTLAGIEVVEARINYLAYASEIAGVMLRRQQADAIIAARERIVEGAVSMVHLALEKLQKESIVELDEERKAAMVSNLLVVLCADESAQPVINTGTLYQ, encoded by the coding sequence ATGAAAGCACAAGAAAAAGCATTTGACGGTATCAGGATTTCAGGTTTCCTGGCTATATTATTTATCCTGATCATACTGGGCGCTTCCATTTTCATGTTCACACTGAAACAACCCTGGAGTATTGCCATAGGCATTATCGGTGCACTATGTGCTATTTTCATGTGTTACGGATTAGTCATTATTCAACCGAATAACTCACGGGTTATGACATTCTTCGGAAAATACGTCGGCACAATCATTGAAAACGGCTTTTTCTGGGTAAACCCTCTTTTTTTGAAGACCAAAGTAACCCTGCGAATCTTCAATCTAAACCTGGAGCCAATCAAAGTAAACGACAAAGTTGGTAATCCGGTAATGATCGGTGCTGTAGTGGTATGGAGAATCAAAGACACCTATAAAGCGACCTTTGATATTTCAGGAGATGTAAAATCATTCGTCCAAATCCAAAGCGATGCCGCTTTACGCCAGGTTGCCGGAATGTATGCCTATGATACGAACGAAACAACCGATAAAGTTACATTGCGTTCCGATAATGACGGGGAAGTAACTCTGCGTCTCGAAGACGAACTGAACAGCCGTCTCACACTTGCCGGAATCGAAGTTGTAGAAGCACGTATCAACTATCTGGCTTATGCTTCCGAAATTGCAGGCGTTATGCTTCGTCGTCAACAGGCTGATGCTATCATTGCCGCCCGGGAACGTATTGTAGAAGGAGCGGTCAGTATGGTTCACCTCGCATTGGAGAAACTGCAGAAAGAGAGCATAGTCGAACTCGACGAAGAAAGAAAAGCAGCCATGGTCAGCAACCTGCTCGTTGTGCTTTGTGCTGACGAATCTGCTCAGCCTGTTATTAACACAGGTACATTATATCAATGA